The Candidatus Binatia bacterium genome has a window encoding:
- a CDS encoding enoyl-CoA hydratase-related protein has protein sequence MPKSPYRDILWELQDGVAQITLNRPEARNAFTGAMGEDLAQAYQRCDEDDAVRAVVVTGAGPAFCAGAEMSGEVFDSPDLENFSAAGAAFPAFRVRKPVIAAVNGHAIGVGFTLAVQADLRLFAAEGKYGVLQVRRGMMPDAYAHFTLPRLIGVARAAEVLLTGRRFDGAEAERLGIANRVLPADKVLPAALELAREMVVETAPLSVAVTKRLLWESFALSAAEIESKETELHRHLMGTPDAMEGPMAWLERRKPQWNLSVSRDWPKWPGKDENE, from the coding sequence ATGCCGAAGTCGCCGTATCGAGACATCCTGTGGGAACTGCAGGATGGAGTCGCTCAAATCACATTGAATCGACCCGAGGCTCGCAATGCCTTCACCGGCGCCATGGGCGAAGATCTGGCGCAGGCCTACCAAAGATGTGACGAGGACGACGCTGTACGGGCGGTCGTGGTCACGGGTGCCGGGCCGGCTTTTTGTGCCGGCGCCGAGATGAGTGGGGAAGTTTTCGATTCGCCCGATCTGGAAAACTTCAGCGCCGCTGGGGCGGCCTTCCCTGCTTTTCGGGTACGCAAGCCCGTGATTGCCGCGGTCAACGGTCATGCGATCGGGGTTGGATTCACCCTGGCGGTGCAGGCCGATCTTCGCCTTTTCGCTGCCGAGGGCAAGTACGGCGTTCTGCAGGTCCGCCGCGGCATGATGCCGGACGCCTATGCGCACTTTACGCTGCCGCGCCTGATCGGGGTGGCGCGAGCAGCCGAAGTGCTGCTCACCGGGCGACGTTTCGACGGGGCGGAAGCGGAGAGGCTGGGGATTGCCAATCGCGTATTGCCGGCCGACAAGGTTCTCCCGGCCGCGTTGGAATTGGCACGAGAGATGGTTGTCGAGACTGCACCTCTGTCGGTCGCGGTTACCAAGCGGCTTCTGTGGGAGAGCTTCGCGCTGTCCGCCGCCGAAATCGAAAGCAAGGAAACCGAATTGCATCGACACCTGATGGGCACTCCTGATGCCATGGAGGGGCCGATGGCATGGCTGGAGAGGCGCAAGCCTCAGTGGAATTTGTCCGTGAGCCGAGACTGGCCGAAATGGCCAGGGAAAGATGAAAACGAATGA
- a CDS encoding carboxylesterase/lipase family protein produces the protein MGTIVATKNGRVQGAPRDGHHAFLGIPFAAPPVGELRFQAPVPATPWADIRPATEFGPACPQPDSALPGMAPGPQEEAGCLTLNVYTPEAGSGARPVLVWIHGGACTTGSNRQLMYDGGPLACRGDVVVVALNYRLGVLGWLNPGLNGSDFAPNVGLQDQIAGLRWVRENIADFGGDPENVTIFGESAGGMSVTTLMATPSARGLFHKVIAQSGAAQATLSPAQAAEAGDVLAAELGLAQLEASSLRERSIEDLLAAQLKVTARLQANRVMPWAPVVDGLIVPEHPMLAVSAGQAENIPLLIGSTADEWRLFTIAMPHHRSMDRAALRKRLAQRLSSIGKGDADEVLALYPHSEPWQVFDAIETDRVFWMPAVQLAEAQQAHQAGTYMYRFSWPSPAVRGMLGACHAVELPFVFGTLDAPGMDRFSGAGPAAEALALQVMDSWIAFARAGDPSHPGIPAWGPYEPSRRITMDFAEDSVASDAPLEERRSLWAEILED, from the coding sequence ATGGGTACAATCGTAGCGACGAAGAATGGACGCGTGCAGGGCGCCCCTCGTGATGGCCACCATGCATTTTTGGGGATTCCCTTCGCCGCACCTCCCGTGGGCGAACTTCGCTTTCAGGCCCCGGTGCCGGCGACTCCCTGGGCAGATATTCGTCCGGCAACCGAATTCGGCCCGGCATGCCCCCAGCCGGATAGTGCTTTGCCCGGGATGGCCCCGGGTCCGCAGGAGGAGGCGGGTTGTCTGACCTTGAACGTCTACACCCCGGAGGCCGGGAGCGGTGCGCGTCCGGTCCTCGTGTGGATTCACGGAGGCGCGTGCACGACGGGGTCCAACCGCCAATTGATGTACGATGGAGGACCGTTGGCTTGTCGCGGCGATGTGGTCGTCGTGGCTCTGAACTATCGCCTCGGTGTGCTCGGGTGGCTGAACCCGGGACTGAACGGGAGTGATTTCGCGCCGAATGTCGGTCTTCAAGACCAGATTGCCGGCCTCCGTTGGGTGCGGGAGAATATTGCTGATTTTGGCGGCGACCCGGAGAATGTGACGATTTTCGGGGAATCGGCAGGTGGGATGTCTGTGACGACCCTCATGGCCACGCCTTCCGCGCGCGGTTTGTTTCATAAGGTCATTGCCCAAAGCGGCGCGGCGCAGGCCACGCTTTCGCCGGCGCAGGCAGCCGAAGCCGGAGATGTCCTGGCGGCCGAGTTGGGGTTGGCGCAGCTGGAGGCTTCCTCTTTGCGGGAACGATCCATCGAGGACCTTCTCGCCGCACAATTGAAGGTAACCGCGCGATTGCAGGCCAACCGCGTGATGCCGTGGGCGCCCGTGGTCGACGGATTGATTGTTCCCGAACACCCGATGCTTGCCGTGAGTGCCGGTCAGGCCGAGAATATTCCTCTGCTGATCGGCTCGACCGCCGACGAGTGGCGTCTTTTTACGATTGCGATGCCGCACCATCGATCGATGGATCGAGCAGCCTTGCGCAAGCGTCTGGCGCAGCGCCTGTCCAGCATTGGCAAGGGGGACGCGGATGAGGTTCTGGCGCTCTATCCGCATTCCGAGCCATGGCAGGTTTTTGACGCGATCGAAACCGACCGAGTCTTCTGGATGCCGGCAGTCCAGCTGGCCGAAGCGCAGCAGGCCCATCAGGCTGGCACCTATATGTATCGGTTTTCGTGGCCCTCCCCGGCGGTGCGGGGAATGCTGGGTGCTTGTCACGCTGTGGAATTGCCTTTTGTCTTTGGCACTCTTGACGCCCCGGGTATGGACCGGTTCTCCGGCGCCGGGCCGGCGGCCGAGGCGCTCGCCTTGCAGGTGATGGATTCCTGGATTGCCTTTGCGAGAGCCGGGGATCCTTCACATCCGGGTATTCCCGCATGGGGCCCCTATGAGCCCTCGCGTCGGATAACGATGGATTTCGCCGAGGATTCCGTTGCCTCCGACGCACCGCTCGAAGAGCGCCGGAGTCTCTGGGCGGAGATTCTCGAGGATTGA
- a CDS encoding glucose 1-dehydrogenase, which translates to MAATKTPNELFDLGGRVAIVTGGSRGIGEAIARGFAAAGAKVVIASRKPDACEAVAQSIKAAGGEAIAVPTHLGELDGLENLVNQTVEHFGQIDIIVNNAANPLALPVGQITADAFDKSMHVNLRGPLFLVQNALPWLEKSSHASVINIISAGVYTNGAYVALYTAAKAGLRMMTRSMAHELVRHGIRVNAIAPGTVDTQMVRNTPPEMQAGMRDAAPVKRMASPEEMVGAALLLASDAGSFSTGQTIILDGGMTTS; encoded by the coding sequence ATGGCCGCAACCAAAACACCCAATGAACTTTTTGACCTTGGTGGCCGGGTCGCCATCGTGACCGGCGGCAGTCGCGGCATCGGCGAAGCGATCGCTCGGGGTTTCGCTGCCGCCGGCGCCAAAGTGGTGATCGCCTCGCGCAAGCCCGACGCTTGCGAGGCAGTGGCCCAGTCCATCAAAGCCGCAGGGGGCGAGGCGATCGCCGTACCCACGCACCTTGGAGAACTCGACGGACTCGAGAATCTCGTCAACCAGACCGTCGAGCATTTCGGACAGATCGACATCATCGTCAACAATGCCGCAAACCCTCTCGCGTTGCCGGTGGGCCAGATTACCGCCGATGCCTTCGATAAATCCATGCACGTCAATCTGCGCGGCCCACTCTTTCTAGTCCAGAATGCTCTCCCCTGGCTGGAGAAAAGCTCGCACGCATCCGTGATCAATATTATCAGCGCGGGCGTCTACACGAACGGGGCTTACGTGGCTCTCTATACCGCTGCCAAGGCAGGCTTGCGGATGATGACGCGCTCGATGGCTCATGAATTGGTTCGTCACGGAATCCGCGTCAACGCAATCGCCCCGGGAACCGTCGACACGCAGATGGTCCGCAACACTCCCCCGGAGATGCAGGCGGGCATGCGGGACGCCGCACCAGTCAAGCGAATGGCTTCCCCCGAGGAGATGGTCGGTGCCGCCCTGCTGCTTGCCAGCGATGCCGGCAGTTTCTCCACAGGCCAGACGATCATTCTCGATGGCGGCATGACGACCTCCTGA
- a CDS encoding phytanoyl-CoA dioxygenase family protein, with the protein MQPQPDSPEKTFWAENHYLLRESVFTGADLADLVAWTDELAGWPEKPGHWMKYFERADRDERQLCRIENFLEHHRGLRELILGPATLEMVGALMGEPAILFKEKLNYKLPGGSGFLAHQDAPAFASFGQHYHITMLVTVDPMTTRNGCLEVSDPVDGQELLAQEADGTVSRAIEAERNWYPLELPAGSVLFFDSYIPHRSAANGSESPRRALYITYNRSREGDRRAAYYENKRAVFPPECEREAGVDYGAKSGPFNLGNPIR; encoded by the coding sequence ATGCAACCCCAACCCGACTCGCCCGAGAAAACTTTTTGGGCAGAGAACCATTACCTGCTTCGAGAAAGCGTATTTACCGGCGCCGATCTCGCGGACCTGGTGGCGTGGACCGACGAGCTCGCCGGATGGCCCGAAAAACCGGGCCATTGGATGAAATATTTCGAGCGGGCCGATCGGGACGAGCGCCAACTCTGCCGGATCGAGAATTTTCTGGAGCACCATCGCGGCCTGCGCGAATTGATTCTCGGCCCGGCCACCCTGGAGATGGTGGGTGCCCTGATGGGGGAACCAGCGATTCTTTTCAAGGAAAAATTGAATTACAAGCTACCGGGCGGATCCGGTTTCCTCGCCCATCAAGACGCCCCGGCTTTCGCAAGCTTCGGACAACATTACCATATTACAATGCTCGTGACCGTCGACCCGATGACCACCCGCAACGGATGCCTGGAGGTTTCCGATCCGGTCGACGGCCAGGAACTCCTTGCTCAGGAAGCCGACGGCACGGTCTCCCGGGCCATCGAAGCCGAGCGAAACTGGTACCCGCTCGAGCTTCCCGCAGGCTCCGTCCTGTTTTTCGACTCCTACATCCCCCACCGCTCCGCGGCCAATGGCTCGGAGAGCCCCCGCCGAGCACTTTATATCACCTACAACCGCTCCCGCGAGGGAGACCGTCGAGCAGCCTACTACGAAAACAAGAGAGCTGTTTTCCCTCCTGAATGCGAACGAGAAGCTGGCGTTGATTATGGAGCCAAATCCGGACCCTTCAATCTGGGGAATCCCATCCGCTGA
- a CDS encoding SDR family NAD(P)-dependent oxidoreductase has protein sequence MSRLQGKKVLITGGASGIGAASARRFVAEGASVALADLQEIPSALLDELGSSVVSTHSLDVRDEASVEAAVQGAAGSLGQIDVLLNAAGVNGYGSAHDLDAAEWDRVLDINLKGSFLVAKHALAGMRERQAGNIIHIASVEGISAISMQLAYNASKGAVILMTKNMALDYGVEGIRVNCLCPGLIETPMTAMLQEPELQVLRERMVELHALKRMGQPEEVANCAVFLASDEASFVTGTALVVDGGWTAGHRLEIG, from the coding sequence ATGAGTCGATTGCAAGGAAAGAAAGTGTTGATCACGGGTGGAGCGTCGGGAATCGGCGCAGCATCGGCCCGGCGGTTCGTTGCCGAGGGTGCCTCGGTAGCTCTGGCGGATCTGCAGGAGATTCCGAGCGCTTTGCTGGACGAACTCGGCTCTTCGGTCGTGAGCACGCATTCGCTCGATGTTCGTGACGAAGCCTCGGTCGAGGCGGCCGTGCAGGGGGCTGCAGGCAGTCTCGGGCAAATCGATGTCCTCCTGAATGCAGCAGGGGTCAATGGCTACGGCTCCGCGCACGATCTGGATGCGGCCGAGTGGGATCGCGTCCTCGATATCAACTTGAAAGGATCTTTTCTCGTGGCCAAGCACGCGTTGGCGGGTATGCGCGAGCGCCAGGCGGGCAATATTATTCATATCGCGAGCGTGGAGGGGATCTCGGCCATCAGCATGCAGTTGGCCTATAATGCCTCGAAGGGAGCCGTGATCTTGATGACCAAGAATATGGCGCTGGATTACGGGGTCGAAGGGATTCGGGTGAACTGCCTTTGTCCCGGGCTGATCGAGACCCCGATGACGGCCATGCTGCAGGAGCCCGAGTTGCAGGTTTTACGTGAACGCATGGTGGAACTCCATGCCCTGAAACGCATGGGGCAACCGGAAGAAGTCGCTAATTGTGCGGTGTTTCTTGCCTCGGATGAGGCATCTTTTGTCACGGGCACGGCTTTGGTTGTTGACGGCGGCTGGACGGCGGGACATCGCCTGGAAATTGGCTGA
- a CDS encoding TIGR03617 family F420-dependent LLM class oxidoreductase, whose product MKIDGALSFAGPGHAGAAAARLEEQGFDGALSFEGPHEPFMPLALAAHETKRIEIMTAVAIAFARNPMVCAYAANDLQLISEGRFILGLGSQIRPHIERRFSQTWSKPNSRMREFVLAIRAIFRTWNEGEPLKFEGEFYRHTLMTPFLSPQPNPHGPPPIYLAGFGAGMIRVAGEVADGWMVHPLHTTGYMHDVAIPALHEGLAKGGRTPADCEISAQTICMVGRTEEQIEKAKAAAKMQISFYGSTPAYRVALEHEGWGDLQPELNRMSKAGLWAEMTGLISDEMLEKIGVIGTPEEVGRRLRERNNFAARTSVILYDESGDPEALPKIAAGVHGED is encoded by the coding sequence ATGAAGATTGATGGTGCACTTTCCTTCGCAGGGCCCGGCCACGCCGGTGCCGCAGCGGCACGTCTGGAGGAGCAGGGGTTTGATGGCGCGCTCAGTTTCGAGGGCCCGCACGAACCCTTCATGCCGCTGGCTCTGGCGGCTCATGAGACCAAGCGAATCGAAATCATGACCGCGGTCGCAATTGCCTTCGCGCGCAACCCGATGGTGTGTGCGTATGCCGCGAACGATTTGCAGCTGATTTCCGAAGGCCGTTTCATCCTTGGCCTGGGTTCGCAAATCCGCCCGCATATCGAGCGTCGATTCAGCCAGACCTGGTCCAAGCCCAATTCCCGGATGCGTGAGTTTGTGCTCGCGATACGGGCTATTTTCCGGACCTGGAATGAGGGTGAGCCGCTGAAATTTGAAGGCGAGTTCTATCGGCATACCCTGATGACTCCCTTTTTGAGCCCTCAGCCCAACCCGCATGGCCCACCGCCGATCTATCTGGCCGGGTTCGGCGCCGGGATGATCCGCGTCGCTGGCGAAGTTGCCGATGGGTGGATGGTTCATCCGCTGCATACGACCGGCTATATGCATGATGTTGCGATTCCGGCCTTGCACGAAGGCCTCGCCAAGGGTGGGCGGACGCCAGCGGACTGCGAGATCTCCGCGCAAACAATCTGCATGGTCGGCCGGACCGAGGAGCAGATCGAAAAGGCCAAGGCCGCCGCCAAGATGCAGATATCCTTTTATGGATCGACGCCTGCCTACCGGGTAGCGCTCGAGCACGAGGGTTGGGGCGATCTGCAGCCTGAACTCAACCGGATGAGCAAGGCGGGGCTCTGGGCCGAAATGACGGGTCTGATTTCGGACGAAATGCTGGAGAAGATCGGCGTCATCGGCACGCCGGAGGAAGTCGGTCGCCGGCTGCGTGAGCGAAATAATTTTGCGGCGCGGACCAGCGTCATTCTTTACGATGAGAGCGGTGATCCGGAAGCTCTGCCCAAGATCGCCGCGGGCGTGCACGGAGAGGATTGA
- a CDS encoding GPP34 family phosphoprotein — translation MLTLTEDLVLLALDDHSGRILPVDDIGYRHALAGAVLLDLALLGRLENHHGDLRVADPADTGETLLDGWRQTIEAETTPLEVRVWIARLALAADQIETAALTRLVQRGILEKQETNFLWVFETRRYPMLDGTEEKEVKRRICDVLLSDEEPSQADAILVGLVDDARLLPHILSDAETRESARRVAQVRDMDVIGKEVATVIEHLRLEMLQVLTQTHQ, via the coding sequence GTGCTCACCCTGACAGAAGATCTCGTGCTCCTGGCCCTCGACGATCATTCCGGACGCATTCTACCAGTCGACGATATCGGCTACCGACATGCTCTCGCCGGGGCCGTACTTCTCGACCTCGCGCTGCTCGGCCGGCTGGAGAATCATCACGGAGACCTTCGCGTCGCCGACCCCGCCGACACCGGCGAGACCTTGCTGGACGGATGGCGCCAAACCATCGAAGCCGAAACAACTCCTCTCGAGGTCCGGGTCTGGATCGCACGCCTCGCTTTGGCGGCCGACCAGATCGAAACGGCGGCCCTGACGCGCCTGGTCCAGCGCGGCATCCTCGAAAAACAGGAGACAAATTTTCTGTGGGTCTTCGAGACCCGTCGCTACCCGATGCTCGATGGCACCGAGGAAAAAGAAGTCAAACGACGGATTTGCGACGTGCTGCTGAGCGACGAGGAGCCTTCGCAGGCCGATGCCATTCTGGTCGGCCTGGTCGATGATGCGCGACTGCTCCCACATATTTTGAGCGATGCGGAAACCCGAGAATCGGCCCGCCGAGTAGCGCAAGTCCGCGACATGGACGTGATCGGGAAGGAAGTGGCCACAGTCATCGAGCACCTTCGGCTCGAGATGTTGCAGGTCCTCACGCAAACACACCAATAA
- a CDS encoding multicopper oxidase domain-containing protein yields the protein MRALMLSWGLLVLLASGCGESTPVFLEPPVIEAEDGVLSLTLTPKYTNLSVNDLDLEGRAYMGLFAPATLRVARGDRFEILLENQLPSESTNLHFDGMSLSPLMQGWVAGDDVFLDVEPGEGQLYSVVVPEDHPQGIFTYRPSRFGEIASQLGNGMAGAIVVEGVLDPFPQLSGVTQRTLVLKDLQRSGGTIFEQPDPEQLKMLTVNGQVRPRFKANPGEMQFWSVANASANLYYRLALANHTFYEVARDGNRHTRLLALQNIDLPPSARSQFLIVARGEGQYEFSTATLGNRPPDYDAFFGEGSSLYRAGACGEAELAETTGCEDLDASTCMGPQGPCVVGGSLGTLVVADDKVLAPQLPSEDQFPALTDLREENRCRRRVFRFEQGPTGDVYTIDGRPFDPYRIDAEVRLASEENCVEEWRLQNCSGQNHVFHIGQVDFQVLEVNGVPVEFTGYQDTVTMPFRDCDRYESDATECQAVEIEQKIYPIYSCPTANDPRGEVVVRIPFSEIAVGKFTFRSAAANASDAGMMAAMQVCDDDQYPCGAPQR from the coding sequence ATGCGTGCATTGATGCTGTCGTGGGGCTTGCTGGTTCTTTTGGCTTCCGGGTGTGGGGAATCGACGCCGGTGTTTCTGGAGCCGCCGGTGATCGAGGCAGAGGACGGGGTGCTCTCACTTACTCTCACGCCTAAATATACCAACCTGTCGGTCAACGACCTCGATCTCGAGGGCAGGGCCTATATGGGGCTGTTTGCGCCAGCGACATTGCGCGTTGCCCGCGGTGATCGATTTGAGATTCTTCTCGAGAATCAATTGCCGAGCGAGTCCACGAATCTTCATTTCGATGGCATGAGTCTGAGTCCGCTGATGCAGGGGTGGGTGGCTGGCGACGACGTCTTTCTTGATGTCGAGCCCGGTGAGGGGCAGCTCTACAGCGTGGTTGTTCCCGAGGATCATCCTCAGGGTATCTTTACCTATCGTCCTTCGCGCTTCGGGGAGATCGCCAGTCAGTTGGGCAACGGGATGGCCGGGGCGATTGTTGTGGAGGGAGTCCTCGATCCGTTCCCGCAGCTCTCGGGAGTTACTCAGCGAACGCTCGTCCTCAAGGATCTGCAGCGCTCCGGAGGGACCATTTTTGAGCAGCCTGACCCGGAGCAACTCAAGATGCTGACCGTCAATGGTCAGGTGCGACCGCGATTCAAGGCGAATCCGGGTGAAATGCAATTCTGGAGCGTCGCGAACGCAAGCGCGAATCTTTACTACCGGTTGGCTCTGGCCAACCATACCTTCTACGAGGTGGCGCGCGACGGGAATCGCCATACGCGTTTGCTTGCCTTGCAGAATATCGACTTGCCCCCTTCGGCGCGTTCGCAGTTCCTGATCGTCGCGCGTGGCGAAGGGCAATATGAGTTCTCGACAGCGACCCTGGGCAATCGCCCCCCGGACTATGACGCATTCTTTGGTGAAGGCTCATCCTTGTATCGGGCGGGTGCCTGCGGAGAGGCGGAACTCGCGGAGACCACCGGTTGTGAGGACCTCGATGCAAGCACCTGTATGGGGCCTCAAGGCCCCTGTGTGGTGGGCGGGTCTCTGGGAACGCTCGTCGTTGCGGACGACAAGGTTCTGGCCCCGCAGTTACCCTCGGAGGATCAGTTTCCAGCCCTGACAGATCTGCGGGAAGAGAATCGTTGTCGCAGGCGCGTCTTCCGATTCGAGCAGGGACCGACCGGCGATGTATATACGATTGATGGTCGGCCCTTTGATCCTTATCGCATCGATGCCGAGGTCCGATTGGCGTCCGAGGAGAATTGCGTGGAGGAATGGCGCCTGCAGAACTGCAGTGGGCAAAACCATGTTTTCCATATAGGGCAGGTCGATTTTCAGGTTCTTGAAGTCAACGGAGTGCCAGTGGAATTTACCGGCTATCAGGATACCGTGACGATGCCTTTTCGGGATTGTGACCGATACGAGAGCGATGCCACCGAATGTCAGGCCGTTGAGATCGAGCAGAAGATTTACCCGATCTACAGTTGCCCGACCGCAAATGATCCTCGAGGCGAGGTGGTGGTGCGGATTCCGTTTTCGGAAATTGCCGTCGGGAAATTCACCTTTCGATCGGCTGCAGCGAATGCCAGCGATGCGGGAATGATGGCCGCGATGCAGGTTTGTGATGATGACCAATACCCCTGTGGTGCGCCGCAGCGGTAG
- a CDS encoding carboxylesterase family protein: MNNRRIQKVAVLCGMGVGLTLAACTSGEKPDIADPTSQRTAPAGSYIGTRDMSGNHVWRGIPYAAAPTGDRRWRAPVPAAPRANLFSAIDPGPACPQFASRFGGESGASKELRGDENCLTLDIYAPREIAPDETLPVMVWIHGGGNTIGNSSFYQGAELVRNGRVVVVAIQYRMGPLGFLRHASLRNDRDPVEASGNFAILDMIESLRWVRTNIRAFGGNPDNITIFGESAGGRNVFSLLLAPQAAGLFHRAISQSGSLGAHTAAEAENSTDATPPGHPRSSTEVLYTLLQQDGRAANREQARTQLATMSDSETAAYLRSKTTQEIFDAYADGEMLGMIDMPRTLRDGTVLPAGDPLDSLQAGNFNHVPVILGTNRDEQKLFLAADPDMTTAWLGWLPRIKDPRRYEAFARHASRNWKAVGADEPAAAMRASGHPDVWVYRFDWDEEGELLGTDFSQLIGAGHAIEIPFIFGNYDMGSELSLLFTDENKAGRKELESAMIGYWSTFAKTGTPGNGGDPARATWPRGPEFLLLDTEAGGGLRPSTDTLTERLVLQEIVQDSDLSPLERCEVLRRTLERQIRPDRGVLAKAGC; the protein is encoded by the coding sequence ATGAACAACCGACGAATTCAAAAGGTAGCGGTCCTGTGCGGGATGGGCGTCGGCCTCACTCTGGCCGCCTGCACCTCAGGGGAAAAGCCCGATATCGCCGATCCGACTTCGCAAAGAACCGCACCCGCAGGAAGTTATATCGGCACGCGCGATATGTCCGGCAATCATGTCTGGCGAGGCATTCCCTATGCCGCGGCGCCCACCGGCGATCGACGCTGGAGAGCCCCCGTCCCGGCAGCGCCCCGGGCAAACCTCTTTTCGGCAATCGATCCCGGACCCGCCTGCCCGCAATTCGCCAGTCGATTCGGTGGCGAATCGGGGGCGAGCAAAGAACTCCGCGGCGACGAGAATTGTCTCACCCTCGACATCTATGCGCCTCGCGAAATCGCACCTGATGAAACCCTGCCGGTCATGGTCTGGATCCATGGAGGGGGAAACACCATCGGGAACTCGTCCTTTTACCAGGGGGCCGAGCTGGTGCGAAACGGGCGCGTTGTCGTAGTCGCCATTCAATACCGCATGGGCCCCCTCGGCTTCCTGCGTCACGCCTCGTTGCGGAACGATCGTGATCCCGTCGAAGCCTCGGGCAACTTCGCCATTCTGGATATGATCGAATCCCTGCGCTGGGTCCGGACAAACATCCGCGCCTTCGGAGGCAACCCCGACAATATTACGATCTTCGGGGAATCTGCGGGCGGGCGGAACGTCTTCAGCCTGCTTCTCGCCCCGCAGGCGGCCGGGCTGTTTCATCGCGCCATCTCGCAAAGCGGAAGTCTCGGTGCCCATACGGCAGCCGAGGCGGAAAATTCTACGGATGCGACTCCACCCGGCCATCCCAGATCCTCGACCGAGGTTCTCTACACTCTGCTGCAACAAGACGGCAGGGCCGCCAATCGAGAACAAGCCCGCACGCAATTGGCCACCATGTCCGACAGCGAGACTGCGGCATACCTGCGGAGCAAAACCACGCAGGAGATTTTCGACGCTTATGCCGATGGCGAAATGTTGGGCATGATCGATATGCCGCGCACCTTGCGCGACGGAACCGTATTGCCGGCCGGGGATCCTCTCGATTCCCTTCAGGCGGGCAACTTCAATCACGTTCCCGTAATCCTTGGCACGAATCGCGACGAGCAGAAACTCTTCCTTGCCGCCGACCCCGACATGACCACCGCATGGCTCGGCTGGCTGCCGCGGATCAAGGATCCCCGACGCTATGAGGCCTTTGCCCGTCACGCCTCCCGAAACTGGAAAGCTGTCGGTGCCGATGAACCCGCTGCGGCGATGCGGGCAAGCGGCCACCCTGACGTCTGGGTGTATCGCTTTGACTGGGACGAAGAAGGCGAACTCCTCGGTACCGATTTCAGCCAGTTGATCGGCGCCGGCCATGCCATCGAGATCCCGTTTATTTTCGGAAACTACGATATGGGCTCCGAACTATCGTTACTCTTCACAGATGAAAACAAGGCCGGCCGCAAGGAACTCGAAAGCGCGATGATTGGCTACTGGTCGACATTTGCCAAAACCGGCACTCCCGGGAACGGCGGAGACCCCGCACGCGCGACGTGGCCGAGGGGGCCGGAATTCCTGCTTCTGGACACCGAAGCAGGCGGGGGGCTGCGGCCTTCCACCGACACTCTCACCGAGAGACTCGTCCTGCAGGAAATCGTTCAGGACTCCGACCTCTCACCCCTGGAAAGATGCGAGGTCCTGCGGCGGACCCTCGAGAGACAAATCCGACCGGACCGAGGCGTTCTCGCCAAAGCCGGCTGCTGA
- a CDS encoding sterol desaturase family protein, translating to MNQSVSEGPEGSAIASSPGGFPREWSFVERVFSVLVFPVVLTTAVWVGYAWMESGVPAEVAVFPVIAGTYFLLAILERIFPHHEDWLRSRGDLSVDLGYLFTNGSMVRLTEPLMLSGVVYLAMLVSEDFGTGYWPTAWPILGQLVLALVLAEFVEYWCHRGMHEIDWMWRFHATHHSAPRLYFLNAVRFHPVDIFLIGTGKLLPIAVLGASPEVLGLVTLFAAVHGAFQHSNLKLKLGPLNWIFSMAELHRWHHSPVVEEANHNYGGNLIIWDVVFGTRWLPKDRKSPAEIGMDSLPHFPMGFFSQMVSPLRWEKVVEESTARKTS from the coding sequence ATGAATCAGTCGGTATCCGAGGGGCCGGAGGGCTCCGCGATCGCTTCGAGCCCGGGGGGCTTTCCCCGGGAATGGTCTTTTGTCGAGCGGGTATTTTCGGTCCTGGTTTTTCCGGTCGTGCTGACCACGGCTGTCTGGGTGGGTTACGCCTGGATGGAGAGCGGAGTGCCGGCGGAAGTCGCGGTCTTTCCCGTGATTGCCGGGACCTATTTTTTGCTGGCGATACTGGAGCGAATTTTCCCCCATCACGAAGATTGGCTCCGCTCGCGTGGGGATCTCTCGGTTGATCTTGGGTATTTATTCACCAATGGCTCGATGGTGCGCTTGACCGAACCGCTGATGCTCTCTGGCGTGGTCTATTTGGCGATGCTGGTGTCGGAGGACTTCGGGACGGGCTATTGGCCTACCGCATGGCCCATCCTCGGGCAGTTGGTCCTCGCTTTGGTTTTGGCAGAGTTCGTTGAGTATTGGTGCCATCGGGGGATGCACGAAATCGATTGGATGTGGCGGTTCCATGCCACACATCATTCCGCGCCGCGGCTCTATTTTCTGAACGCGGTGCGCTTTCACCCGGTGGACATCTTTCTGATCGGGACCGGCAAGTTGCTTCCCATCGCCGTTCTGGGAGCGTCGCCGGAAGTGCTGGGGTTGGTGACGCTCTTTGCGGCCGTGCACGGGGCATTTCAGCATTCCAATTTGAAGCTGAAGCTGGGTCCCTTGAACTGGATTTTCAGCATGGCCGAACTGCATCGCTGGCACCATTCGCCGGTGGTCGAGGAAGCGAATCATAATTATGGCGGCAATCTGATCATTTGGGATGTGGTTTTCGGGACGCGGTGGCTCCCGAAGGATCGCAAATCGCCGGCCGAGATCGGGATGGATTCGCTGCCGCATTTTCCGATGGGTTTTTTCTCGCAAATGGTCTCGCCGCTGCGATGGGAAAAGGTGGTCGAGGAATCGACCGCGAGAAAAACCAGCTGA